The Acidobacteriota bacterium genome includes a window with the following:
- a CDS encoding tetratricopeptide repeat protein, translating into MCKRDFLCKAALRKEPERRYQSVEQFSDDLRRYLEGLPVQARPDTFTYRTGKFVQRHRVGVAAVALVLLSLLGGILATAYAARRAQAERARAEYRFAQVRALANKFLFDFHDKIQNVPGTTEARGLVAKTALEYLDNLAQEMTGDPQLAWELAVAYQKVGDVQGDPWAANLGHSQEAMQSYQKGLKLAQQLNRNGNPELKMTRLLAQGYFKLGILQAQSGGMAAAHETLQQALATAEKLAGQTAALEDIRLLQNCHTRLGDTYLDTGDPVSALDSYRREIRLSERRLTAFPTDGSRLTLAMSHSRVAEPLVTLGDLPGALAGYRKSVELVDELLPAHVADPIYLRVRMIGLIWLGNLSGNPRFINLGEPQTALQHYRAALAIAEQLAALDPKDAFARRDLAGGHRLVGEILTLNQPAQAVEQFRQALGIMREMLAVTPQDAQLLRREAQYLKGLADALRRLGDRPGALQNLRQARQTWQDLLARDAANLKTRAELHAALLALADTTLEAGDHDSALAHYRAALTLAETPPVEQWLISMCVGG; encoded by the coding sequence TTGTGCAAACGGGACTTTTTGTGCAAAGCCGCGCTGCGCAAAGAACCGGAGCGGCGTTATCAATCGGTCGAACAGTTTTCTGACGATCTGCGGCGTTATCTGGAGGGCTTGCCGGTGCAGGCTCGCCCCGACACCTTTACGTATCGCACGGGCAAATTCGTGCAGCGGCATCGCGTGGGTGTGGCGGCGGTGGCGCTGGTGTTGCTCAGCCTGTTGGGCGGCATCCTGGCGACGGCCTATGCGGCGCGCCGGGCACAGGCCGAACGCGCGCGCGCCGAATACCGTTTCGCCCAGGTGCGCGCGTTGGCGAATAAATTTCTCTTCGATTTTCACGACAAGATTCAGAACGTACCCGGCACCACCGAAGCGCGCGGACTGGTCGCCAAAACGGCGCTGGAATATCTGGATAACCTGGCGCAAGAAATGACGGGAGACCCGCAGCTTGCGTGGGAACTGGCGGTGGCCTATCAAAAAGTCGGCGATGTGCAGGGCGATCCCTGGGCCGCCAATCTGGGCCATTCGCAAGAAGCCATGCAGAGTTATCAAAAGGGCCTCAAGCTGGCGCAACAACTCAACCGCAATGGCAACCCTGAGCTGAAAATGACGCGCTTGCTGGCGCAGGGATATTTCAAACTCGGCATTTTGCAAGCGCAGTCCGGGGGCATGGCGGCGGCGCACGAGACGTTGCAGCAGGCCCTTGCCACCGCTGAAAAACTGGCCGGGCAAACTGCCGCGCTGGAAGACATCCGCCTCTTGCAAAATTGCCACACTCGTTTGGGTGACACCTATCTGGACACGGGTGATCCGGTCAGCGCACTCGACAGTTATCGCCGGGAAATACGGTTGTCCGAGCGCCGCCTCACGGCGTTTCCGACTGATGGCTCGCGCTTGACCTTGGCGATGAGTCATTCCCGTGTGGCCGAGCCGCTGGTGACGCTCGGAGACTTACCGGGCGCGCTGGCCGGTTATCGCAAATCGGTGGAATTGGTGGACGAATTACTGCCCGCGCACGTGGCTGATCCGATCTATCTGCGGGTGCGCATGATCGGCCTGATCTGGCTCGGCAATCTTTCCGGCAATCCGCGCTTTATCAATTTGGGTGAGCCACAGACGGCGCTGCAACATTACCGCGCGGCTTTGGCGATTGCCGAACAATTGGCCGCGCTCGATCCCAAAGATGCGTTCGCGCGCCGCGATTTGGCGGGCGGCCATCGGCTGGTGGGAGAAATTCTGACGCTCAATCAGCCTGCGCAAGCCGTCGAACAATTCCGGCAGGCGCTCGGCATCATGCGCGAAATGCTGGCGGTCACACCCCAAGACGCGCAACTGTTGCGCCGCGAAGCGCAATACCTCAAAGGTTTGGCGGATGCCTTGCGCCGTCTGGGCGACCGGCCCGGCGCGTTGCAAAACCTGCGGCAGGCGCGCCAAACCTGGCAGGACTTGCTGGCGCGCGACGCCGCCAACCTGAAAACACGCGCTGAATTGCATGCGGCGTTGCTGGCGCTGGCGGATACAACGCTGGAAGCTGGCGATCACGACAGCGCGTTGGCCCATTACCGCGCGGCGCTCACCCTGGCCGAAACGCCGCCTGTCGAACAATGGCTGATCTCTATGTGCGTTGGCGGCTAG
- a CDS encoding methyltransferase domain-containing protein yields MNAATTTVTELANLKAKLKATWMAGDFDKIAEIIWAGGAQFITRLQLKPGARLLDIACGTGNLAFPAARAGALVTGVDIAPNLLETARARAKDAGVQIQFDEGDAENLPYADAAFDEVVTMFGAMFAPQPNLIAVELARVCRPGGRLAMANWTPAGFIGQMFKVTGQHVPPPPMPSPLLWGDEATVRARLQGDFVKLQCRRRDLVMAFPMTPTAAVEFFRTWYGPTQRAFAALDQAGQAALRRDLEQLWTAHNRATDGTTQIVAEYLEVIGTRANVGMHQQ; encoded by the coding sequence ATGAATGCAGCAACCACGACCGTAACCGAATTGGCAAATTTGAAGGCCAAGCTGAAAGCCACCTGGATGGCGGGTGATTTCGACAAAATCGCGGAAATCATTTGGGCCGGCGGCGCACAATTTATCACGCGCCTGCAATTGAAACCCGGCGCACGCCTGCTCGACATCGCCTGTGGTACAGGCAATCTCGCGTTCCCGGCGGCGCGTGCTGGCGCGTTGGTGACTGGCGTAGACATCGCGCCGAACTTATTGGAAACAGCACGCGCACGGGCCAAAGACGCAGGCGTGCAAATTCAATTTGACGAAGGCGACGCTGAAAACCTGCCTTATGCCGACGCCGCGTTTGACGAAGTTGTGACCATGTTCGGCGCGATGTTCGCTCCGCAACCCAATCTGATTGCGGTGGAACTGGCGCGCGTCTGCCGTCCCGGCGGGCGCTTGGCGATGGCGAATTGGACGCCCGCGGGGTTCATCGGCCAGATGTTCAAAGTCACCGGCCAACACGTGCCGCCGCCGCCAATGCCCTCGCCGCTTTTGTGGGGCGATGAAGCGACGGTGCGTGCACGCTTGCAAGGCGATTTTGTCAAGCTGCAATGCCGGCGGCGCGACTTGGTGATGGCGTTTCCCATGACACCAACGGCGGCGGTGGAATTCTTCCGTACCTGGTACGGCCCCACGCAGCGGGCATTTGCGGCGCTGGATCAAGCTGGTCAAGCCGCGTTACGCCGCGACCTGGAGCAACTTTGGACGGCGCACAACCGCGCCACCGACGGCACGACGCAAATCGTCGCCGAATATCTGGAAGTCATTGGCACGCGCGCCAATGTCGGCATGCATCAGCAGTGA